The Apis mellifera strain DH4 linkage group LG8, Amel_HAv3.1, whole genome shotgun sequence genome contains a region encoding:
- the LOC409243 gene encoding centromere-associated protein E isoform X3 → MSKAIEDDERRRRSLEAGREILEKYKAEKASKVQGTSYNQMDEISDEESFRNDKSIGHRESYVHEGVSSRDVTQSSVSMSEGEADGDLEGLAGRVAQLEELLQGKEAIVEALNAEIDHLRAEASSPNSSQSQNSSIPSRDVIPLYHTKLQEFEKAVNQRDNLIEELMWSLQQAISARDNFASQLNALNAMEIPCKDNTSSMNNKSLQEKIDTLEKTLNDQRSMIQKLNSQLAQNLEHVQTLEMERETRVAEINDYKLQINNLNEQIRVSAADKNLNITETLEQQKQYEARVDKIKQDMQHILKKFTTETNINTTRHQQELKDLATKHEKEIINIQDKYEEEIKQLKEENKILADRLNKELPDLDTRHAKELSIFQTQLTHYKKTVEALKLELMNRSESQQIAQTELNEYKSKFNEFKVQSERARHILNLENQKEKEMLSEQIKLHKLQLEEITSKYIAVTAILESKESIERSLEQALSNAAMLKEENESLKFKLDDLSSRYSAAQSLIENSQTHEKTLSNRIYDLEKSLSRLSGINMSTLSELNETTYQTFDEVAVQYQLTKQKLEEKAELEKLLIQRIEGLEEDIRKSKEELEQTDLIKKSYEKQLKDMKNVCDKYKSELISLKKNELDDQSSLLLEEELKLSNQNMKDTVNDLLHKIEEDQQEIKKFKIILEQKETEFAECIKKMYDLTDKLKKSEQEREQLKNGLATAWAQCAEVEEKLNQTLALNDSKLDISVPSSSYNSALMKQYKLDRIVDDSVSMMHDQSLDKNKTLSEKNENLDSSNKRVSLQGKLTFVLEENERLRKELEHLNQQTDYEEIKSKLKYYISLSENLTTEKEQKMEENRVLKKKLDNLYLLKESINQLRSEKETLRKEIETLIHVHDEQINAIKTETTSEIRKVQSLMLGLKEGTTELNDLKIELEKRHAKEMEELRMYFEQKCLLMEKQYSEEIFSQQSKKMSDNDSEIADITEDLYFGGAGDCLNVSNISEHNSRLGSPIGDEQSKYSSKNFNTYNKSELEYEIKTLQQELQNKIIEGQEMKLNYEKALEDQKNIYEKELYNNKERKHGFLRNMVNQHCQTEWDAGALENGELTQLRAAYNHQLEEQVALAKLDIINALQEQIQVLLTIESDVEDNWPIELLELRDKLTGNAKKEMQLLKNTHIEEVQHLKEEHSRTVTKMIDCHREELNKIKSEYLQNYCGDRSLLIDNKIFEERNNLTKTCTTLKTLIEELIKYFIVCEEEINNTLFTEITKKQLSDSVNNEKTMQFDETEGLKCNELKMSSKKDSLNLSEMIVRKVHFAPKTTEIVSIINSNVETLPTILEEDDNITEKLKQELNNCILRLKSESAEILNTSSIEGKLSSKDTFWLNKMNEELNLKLHHAETLIMGYQEEIDHQKMTIFDLQRKLVNAENKKETITEGYGENYDVGIDTTLQDFSQLQEKVRHVLSNGGGDCTELLQLIDELSRQSDKLMEEAKKEKEDLQQQVPLEPTPTPYIHRVCHRKIEAADKQLKATRKFLDEQASEREAERDEAAKQIHILQEQLKEREREKERDQRITSEQSTLSPEATSDIPTLQASDIDATVEVLESQMREMSSLMSDTEAKKNETESELKAAIDKIWVLREIITDLEQQLQIKTEKEESLQLQINQLETVIAAQTKNQHELVQELDAVKMGSESKQLNEHIIHLQEELRKHKLSSEQFNVNSAALKQMKTELRDMQNQLDKRIKELESAHMCSSNLSLSQPSEDVSIRDQIDATRCPTPDDPTAPPMLPLDQLLKLKEKMLKHARAEEVAFKRIKDLELQVTALRNQNEELQAEQEILQQTASEQLFQIQSMRGRLEQHKQSAPFAQRQATSRLELQLHEANTKFQSLERTIADKDLELKDMKNQLDRINQLLQEKQAEIANVVQVESVTIQKLKEHLEVVEEEKKILQAKVGVQEHAQLELPKLIDSMLADKNEEIDHLKEQLSKKEKQLEMYSSLNLDETQLRELARQTEAKNSARTLSDILSIHSECEETAEAIRGINTTQNLPNVSTFKVPFTLKNIDDSIVPLMDSAKMIHPQVPPLDLGSQSLSATSSQQSGMLDLLHSGLELKTSSSENNLSNDKTDHVTQSRQERQKSPEKHIDEKNDSNKSCVTSIKYTQTSINETLNEMEKLENQLQIMKEELNTKSAILNKKENDLITLQKHYDELQTEFKEVIETLSRDKYFYQNQYELSRVSENKIKKDLQEIENVLKLKDEEIQDHKNKMQMNERIIMELNSENIKLKKNIEEKEQELEQTRKYTTLLHEKIKEVQNFRDIILDKDITIETIQTRNIEIENENKQLYEFKTKYQSIKQELLECQTEIQRLTEGLNNRDQIIRRLEEMARRTSVSETSSPSNEKDQEIHHLQEYLKEKDKMIRQMNDDGKNLHKALEIIQNKMKESGNVVELRKKLKDEKKLTAELRDMVDKMSKELSDLKLIAQRSQDDTDIEDMVQRELNLSVHLDKQIMNAIESDTKTHKTECEKQHNSAPYQDMELKLKLIQANKINEELKKLKDDLEIEREMLKCQIAEYENRIFQLKSDLTEESKKVVKLDDELSSEKKLMRMLKIEIEKEHRTMQIEHIRNSELIDFLQNKQKNSLDNEAKLKNELNLLRQEYKNLEMQLSLMKEHVQSQKADDLPKLTDLLENERKKYLLLMENFEKEEKNNVELKDTLKKLQIEKNRIEKQLEVEEEKKENLISNLILIEGTKDHLQTDLRRTKEELKAKEEECEWLQKRIKTMSDAETRRQERSTSEHNDLKASRREINNAREVIMDLEADMKQLKRELTESLEREVKLTETMETLKERESDLIKKLTTAKDEEKNLKDVITELQQDIKTYTIRELELTKELKNRFSNENVPAKFLQKIEDLTNINEKYLTEKTILQEKLMKAREEKEQLNQRIKLLESQVKRSKVPQDLNTREHTEKLQHFYGKFLRADSRRKALAYQKRYLLSIVGGYQLSEENTLSVLAQLTKVQRSYAVIGRNKKSPKVRFRSAVLVVISICRMKWLIVRWNTGKRIGVKTLLWNIDQSFLPIQKTAMNHSPPVRDKNTSNGDGGFDGFTLEQYYQRLKNIQQKLGLAMAETGNLQIIPE, encoded by the exons atgagtAAAGCAATAGAAGATGATGAGCGCAGAAGACGCTCTTTGGAGGCGGGTAGAGAAATA ttggaaaaatataaggcAGAAAAGGCTAGCAAAGTTCAAGGTACAAGTTATAATCAAATGGATGAAATATCTGACGAAGAATCTTTCCGAAATGACAAATCTATTGGACATAGGGAATCTTac gTACATGAAGGAGTTTCTTCAAGAGATGTGACACAAAGCAGTGTCAGTATGAGTGAAGGAGAAGCAGATGGAGATTTAGAAGGTCTTGCAGGAAGAGTGGCtcaattagaagaattattacaaGGAAAAGAAGCCATAGTGGAAGCTTTAAATGCAGAAATAGATCATTTGAGAGCAGAAGCATCATCTCCAAATTCTTCTCAAAGCCAGAATAGTAGTATACCTAGCAGAGATGTTATACCTTTGTATCATACaaaa TTACAAGAGTTTGAAAAAGCAGTGAATCAAAGAGATAACCTAATAGAAGAATTAATGTGGTCTTTACAACAAGCAATATCTGCAAGAGATAATTTTGCTAGTCAATTGAATGCTTTGAATGCAATGGAGATACCTTGTAAGGATAATACTAGttctatgaataataaaagctTACAAGAAAAG attgatACTTTAGAAAAAACTCTAAATGATCAAAGATCAATGATACAGAAATTAAATAGTCAATTGGCTCAAAACTTAGAGCATGTACAAACTCTTGAAATGGAGAGAGAAACTAGAGTTgcagaaataaatgattataagttacaaattaataatttaaatgaacaaattCGTGTAAGTGCtgctgataaaaatttaaacatcacTGAGACTTTAGAGCAACAGAAACAATATGAAGCACGCGTAGACAAAATAAAGCAAGATATgcaacatatattaaaaaaatttacaactgaaacaaatataaatactacaCGTCATCAGCAGGAATTGAAAGATCTAGCTACTAAACatgaaaaggaaataataaatattcaagataagtatgaagaagaaataaaacaattgaaggaagagaataaaattctagCTGATCGTTTAAATAAGGAGCTGCCAGATTTGGATACTAGACATGCCAAAgaactttctatttttcaaacacAGTTAactcattataaaaaaactgtAGAAGCTTTGAAACTTGAATTAATGAATCGCTCAGAATCTCAACAAATTGCCCAAACtgaattaaacgaatataaatcgAAGTTTAATGAGTTTAAAGTACAGTCAGAAAGAGCTAGACATATTCTAAATctagaaaatcaaaaagaaaaagagatgttAAGTGAACAGATTAAGTTACATAAACTTCAATTAGAAGAGATTACTTCAAAATACATTGCAGTAACTGCAATTCTTGAATCAAAAGAAAGTATTGAACGTTCTTTGGAACAGGCTTTATCAAATGCTGCTatgttaaaagaagaaaatgaaagtttaaaatttaagctTGATGATCTCTCATCAAGATACTCAGCAGCACAATCATTAATAGAAAACAGCCAAACTCATGAAAAAACTTTGAGTAATAGGATATatgatttagaaaaatcattatctAGACTTAGTGGTATAAATATGAGTACTTTGAGTGAATTAAATGAAACCACGTATCAGACTTTTGATGAAGTGGCAGTTCAATATCAGttaacaaaacaaaaactCGAGGAGAAAGcagaattagaaaaacttcTAATTCAGAGAATTGAAGGTCTTGAAGAGGATATTCGCAAGTCAAAAGAGGAATTGGAGCAAAcagatttaattaagaaatcatatgaaaaacaacttaaagatatgaaaaatgtatGCGACAAATATAAATCCGAACTGATTTCCTTGAAAAAGAATGAGCTAGATGATCAGAGTTCCTTACTATTAGAAGAGGAATTGAAGTTATCTAATCAGAATATGAAAGATACtgttaatgatttattacataaaattgaaGAGGATCAACAAgagattaagaaatttaagataatccttgaacaaaaagaaacagaatttGCAGAGTgtataaagaaaatgtatGATTTAacagataaattgaaaaaatctgAACAAGAACGtgaacaattgaaaaatggaTTGGCCACAGCATGGGCTCAATGTGCAGAGGTAGAGGAGAAATTGAATCAAACCTTAGCTTTAAATGACAGTAAATTAGATATCTCTGTGCCATCATCCAGTTACAATAGTGCCTTGATGAagcaatataaattagatagaatTGTTGATGATTCTGTTAGTATGATGCATGATCAaagtttagataaaaataaaactttatccgaaaaaaatgaaaatcttgaTAGTAGTAATAAAAGAGTATCATTACAAGGAAAATTAACATTTGtattagaagaaaatgaacGATTACGAAAAGAATTAGAACATTTAAACCAACAAACAGActatgaagaaattaaaagcaaattgaaatattatattagtctCTCAGAAAATCTTACCACAGAAAAGGAacaaaaaatggaagaaaatagagttttgaaaaaaaaattagacaatctatatttattaaaagaatctaTAAATCAGTTAAGATCAGAAAAGGAAACTTTACGCaaagaaattgaaacattAATTCACGTTCATGATGAGCAAATAAATGCTATAAAAACTGAAACTACATCTGAAATTAGAAAAGTACAATCATTGATGTTAGGTTTAAAAGAAGGCACAACAGAACTAAATGATCTTAAAATCGAATTGGAAAAGCGACACGCAAAAGAGATGGAAGAATTGCGTATGTATTTCgaacaaaaatgtttattaatggaaaaacaatattctgaagaaatatttagtcagcaatcaaaaaaaatgtcaGATAATGACAGTGAAATTGCTGATATAACtgaagatttatatttcgGAGGTGCAGGCGATTGTTTGAATGTTTCTAATATATCCGAACATAATTCAAGACTTGGTTCTCCAATTGGAGATGAACAATCTAAATATtctagtaaaaattttaatacttacaATAAATCTGAActagaatatgaaataaaaactttacaaCAAGAATtgcaaaacaaaataatagagggacaagaaatgaaattaaattatgaaaaagctTTGGAAGaccagaaaaatatatatgaaaaagaactatacaataataaagaaaggaaacatggatttttaagaaatatggtGAATCAG CATTGTCAAACAGAATGGGATGCGGGTGCATTGGAAAACGGTGAATTAACGCAACTGCGAGCAGCCTACAACCATCAATTGGAAGAACAAGTTGCGCTAGCTAAATTGGATATTATTAATGCACTTCAAGAACAAATTCAG GTACTTTTAACGATCGAGTCGGACGTAGAAGACAATTGGCCAATAGAATTGCTAGAATTGCGAGATAAACTAACTGGtaatgcaaaaaaagaaatgcaacTGCTCAAAAATACACATATTGAAGAGGTGCAACATTTAAAAGAAGAGCATTCTCGAACTGTGACTAAGATGATTGATTGTCATCGAGAAgaacttaataaaattaaatcagaaTATCTCCAAAATTATTGTGGTGATAGAAGTTTGTTAAtagataataagatttttgaaGAAAG aaataatttaactaaaaCATGCACCACTCTTAAAActttaattgaagaattgataaaatactttattgtttgtgaagaagaaattaataacacTCTTTTTACTGAAATTACTAAAAAGCAATTATCTGATAgtgttaataatgaaaaaaccaTGCAATTTGATGAAACTGAAGGATTGAAatgtaatgaattaaaaatgagtTCAAAAAAGGATTCATTGAATTTATCTGAGATGATTGTCCGAAAGGTGCATTTTGCTCCAAAAACTACAGAAatagtttcaataataaacAGCAATGTTGAAACTTTACCAACTATTCTAGAAGAAGATGATAATataacagaaaaattaaaacaagaatTAAACAATTGCATACTTCGTTTGAAGTCTGAGAGTGCTGAAATTCTTAATACTTCATCAATTGAAGGAAAATTATCTTCGAAAGATACTTTTTggttgaataaaatgaatgaagaattaaatttgaaacttcATCATGCTGAAACTTTAATTATGGGTTACCAAGAAGAAATTGATCATCAGAAAATGACTATTTTCGATCTCCAAAGAAAGTTGGTTAATgcagagaataaaaaagaaacaatcacAGAAGGTTATGGGGAAAATTATGATGTGGGTATTGATACTACATTACAAGACTTTTCACAATTACAAGAGAAAg tcaGACATGTATTATCAAATGGAGGAGGAGATTGTACAGAATTGTTACAATTGATAGATGAATTGTCTAGACAGAGTGATAAATTGATGGAAGaagctaaaaaagaaaaggaagactTACAACAACAg GTGCCTTTAGAACCTACTCCTACCCCATACATTCACAGGGTTTGCCACCGAAAG ATCGAGGCAGcagataaacaattaaaagcaACCCGTAAATTTTTGGATGAACAAGCAAGTGAAAGAGAAGCAGAGAGAGATGAAGCTGCAAAACAAATACATATTCTGCAGGAACAACTTAAAGAGCgtgaacgagagaaagaaagagatcaaCGTATCACATCTGAA CAGTCCACATTATCACCTGAAGCAACATCAGACATCCCTACGCTTCAAGCATCTGACATCGATGCAACT GTAGAAGTTCTGGAATCTCAAATGAGAGAGATGTCCTCTCTTATGTCTGATacagaagcaaaaaaaaatgaaaccgAGAGTGAACTCAAAGCAGCTATTGACAAAATCTGGGTACTTAGAGAGATTATCACAGACTTAGAACAACAGTTACAAATTAAAACtgagaaagaagaatctttGCAATTACAAATCAATCAATTAGAAACTGTGATTGCTGCACAGACTAAAAATCAGCATGAATTAGTTCAAGAATTGGATGCTGTTAAAATGGGTAGTGAAAGCAAACAACTGAATGAACACATTATTCATTTAcag GAGGAATTaagaaaacataaattaaGTTCTGAACAATTCAACGTAAATTCTGCTGCATTGAAACAAATGAAAACGGAACTTCGTGATATGCAAAATCAAttagataaaagaattaaagaattagaatCTGCACACATGTGCAGTTCCAATTTAAGTTTAAGCCAACCAAGTGAAGATGTGTCTATCAGAGATCAAATAGATGCTACACGGTGTCCTACACCAGATGATCCCACTGCTCCACCTATGTTACCTCTTGACCaacttttaaaacttaaagagaaaatgttaaaacatGCTAGAGCCGAAGAAGTAGCTTTCAAAAGAATCAAAGACTTAGAATTGCAAGTGACAGCACTTAGAAATCAAAatgaa gaaTTACAAGCAGAACAAGAAATTCTTCAACAAACAGCTTCTGAACAATTATTCCAAATACAATCAATGCGTGGTAGATTGGAACAGCATAAGCAAAGTGCTCCATTTGCTCAAAGACAAGCAACATCTCGCTTAGAATTACAACTTCATGAAgctaatacaaaatttcaatctttggAACGAACCATTGCTGATAAAGATTtagaa ttAAAGGATATGAAGAATCAATTAGATAGAATTAACCAATTATTACAAGAGAAACAAGCAGAGATTGCAAATGTGGTACAAGTAGAAAGTGTTACAATTCAAAAGTTGAAAGAACATCTGGAAGtagtagaagaagaaaaaaaaattctccag gcaAAAGTTGGCGTTCAAGAACATGCTCAATTGGAATTaccaaaattaatagatagtaTGTTAGCAGATAAAAACGAGGAAATAGATCATTTGAAAGAACAAttatccaaaaaagaaaaacaacttGAAATGTATTCTTCGCTAAATCTAGATGAAACGCAATTAAGAGAGTTAGCACGTCAAACAGAGGCAAAGAATAGTGCACGTACATTAAgcgatatattatcaattcattCGGAATGTGAAGAGACTGCAGAAGCTATTAGAGGAATTAATACAACTCAAAACTTACCTAATGTATCTACTTTTAAAGTTCCATTTactcttaaaaatatagacgATTCAATTGTGCCTTTGATGGACAGTGCTAAAATGATTCATCCTCAAGTTCCTCCTTTGGATCTTGGTTCTCAGAGCTTATCTGCAACTTCTAGTCAACAATCTGGAATGTTAGATTTGTTACACAGTGGTCTAGAATTAAAGACTTCCTCATcagaaaataatctttccaATGACAAAACTGATCATGTTACTCAGTCAAGACAAGAAAGACAGAAATCTCCAGAAAAACATATTGATGAGAAAAATGATAGTAATAAATCTTGTGTtacatcaataaaatatactcaAACATCTATTAATGAAACTTTAAATGAAATGGAGAAGTTAGAGAATCAATTGCAGATAATGAAAGaggaattaaatacaaaatcagcaattttaaataaaaaagaaaatgatttaattactttacaGAAACATTATGATGAATTACAAACAGAATTCAAAGAGGTAATAGAAACACTTTCTAGagacaaatatttctatcaaaatcaatatgaATTATCACGAGTAtcagagaataaaataaagaaagatcttcaagaaatagaaaatgttttgaaattaaaagatgaagaaatacAAGATCATAAGAACAAAATGCAAatgaatgaaagaattataatggagctgaattcagaaaatattaaattgaagaaaaatatagaagagaAGGAACAAGAATTAGAACAGACACGGAAATATACTACTTTGCTTCATGAGAAGATAAAAGAAGTGCAAAATTTTAGAGATATAATTCTTGATAAAGATATTACCATTGAAACAATTCAAACTCGCAATATTgaaatcgaaaatgaaaacaaacaaTTATACGAATTTAAGACCAAATATCAATCGATTAAACAAGAATTATTAGAATGTCAAACCGAAATTCAGAGACTGACTGAAGGTCTAAACAACAGAGATCAGATTATTAGAAGATTAGAAGAAATGGCTAGACGCACTAGCGTGTCAGAAACATCATCACCATCTAATGAAAAGGATCAAGAAATTCATCATTtgcaagaatatttaaaagaaaaagataaaatgataagACAAATGAATGATGATGGTAAGAATTTACACAAAGCtttagaaattatacaaaataaaatgaaagaatctgGAAATGTAGTGGAGTTGAGAAAAAAGTTAAAGGATGAAAAGAAGTTAACTGCTGAGTTAAGAGATATGGTGGACAAAATGAGCAAAGAGTTgtctgatttaaaattaattgcgc AACGATCACAGGATGATACTGATATTGAAGACATGGTAcaaagagaattaaatttatcagttCATTTAGACAAACAAATCATGAACGCCATTGAAAGTGACACAAAGACACATAAAACTGAATGTGAAAAACAACATAATTCTGCTCCATATCAGgatatggaattaaaattaaaactaattcaAGCTAACAAGATCaatgaagaattgaaaaaattgaaagacgatttggaaattgaaagagaaatgCTTAAATGTCAGATAGCGGAATATGAAAATCGTATCTTCCAGCTTAAATCAGATTTGACAGAAGAATCAAAGAAAGTTGTGAAATTAGATGATGAATTATCTtctgagaaaaaattaatgagaatgttaaagattgaaattgaaaaagaacatAGAACAATGCAAATTGAACATATCCGGAATTCAgaattaatagattttcttcaaaataaacaaaaaaattctttagatAATGAGGCAAAgcttaaaaatgaattgaactTACTACGACaggaatacaaaaatttagaaatgcaATTGAGTTTGATGAAAGAACATGTACAATCCCAGAAAGCCGATGACTTACCGAAATTAACAGATCTtttggaaaatgaaagaaagaaatatctattattaatggaaaactttgaaaaagaagaaaaaaataatgtagagCTCAAAgatactttgaaaaaattacaaatagagAAGAATCGTATTGAGAAACAACTTGAagtagaggaagaaaaaaaagagaatttaataagtaatttgattttaatagagGGAACCAAAGATCATTTGCAAACTGATCTCAGGCGTACCAAAGAAGAACTAAaagcaaaagaagaagaatgtgAATGGTTACAGAAAAGAATCAAGACCATGTCTGATGCAGAAACTAGAAGACAGGAAAGAAGTACTTCTGAACACAATGATCTTAAAGCTtcaagaagagaaattaataatgctaGAGAAGTAATA ATGGATCTAGAAGCCGATATGAAGCAGTTAAAAAGAGAATTGACAGAATCCCTTGAACGTGAGGTAAAATTAACTGAAACTATGGAAACTcttaaagaaagagaaagtgatctaattaaaaaactgaCTACTGCCaaagatgaagaaaagaaCTTAAAAGATGTGATCACTGAGTTACAGCAAGACATAAAAACATACACGATAAGAGAATTAGAATTAacgaaagaattgaaaaataggtTCTCAAACGAAAATGTTCCTGCTAAATTCTTACAGAAGATTGAa gATCTTACGAATatcaacgaaaaatatttgacagAGAAAACTATTCTTCaggagaaattaatgaaagcaagggaagaaaaagaacaattaaatcaacgaattaaattacttGAAAGTCAAGTGAAACGAAGTAAAGTACCTCAAGATTTAAACACTCGAGAACATAcagaaaaa ttGCAACATTTTTATGGGAAATTTCTGCGAGCAGATAGCAGACGAAAGGCTCTAGCTTATCAGAAAcgctatttattatctattgttGGCGGCTATCAATTGTCTGAAGAAAATACTTTATCTGTACTTGCTCAATTGACTAAAGTGCAACGATCCTATGCAGTAATAGGTCGCAATAAGAAATCGCCAAAAGTACGTTTTAGAAGTGCAGTACTTGTTGTGATTAGTATTTGTAGAATGAAATGGTTGATTGTGAGATGGAACACTGGCAAACGAATAGGcgtaaaaacattattatggAATATAGATCAATCTTTTTTACCAATTCAGAAAACCGCTATGAATCATTCACCTCCTGTTCGAGATAAAAACACTTCAAA CGGAGATGGTGGTTTCGATGGATTTACACTTGAACAGTATTATcaacgtttgaaaaatattcaacagaAATTGGGTTTAGCCATGGCAGAAACTGGAAATCTTCAAATTATTCCAGAATAG